A genomic stretch from Anaerolineae bacterium includes:
- a CDS encoding DUF1385 domain-containing protein, with protein MARFYYGGQAVIEGVMMRGRTHMAVAVRNPKGEIIVHQEPLTARVYTSRWGQWPFVRGLAMLWDALVLGMRALLWSADVAMAEEKVEFKGPVAWTTVAGSLALGIGIFFLFPSVLAHWLERFWPSPVASSVVEGIVRLALFLAYVRLIGLMPDIRRVFAYHGAEHKAINALEAGAELTPASVARFSTAHIRCGTSFLLLVLILAILFHIPLQFPQWYLRLLSRVLVIPLIAGVAYEFIRFSADHQSHPLVRLFVLPGLTLQRLTTREPDLEMLEVAICALKPVLVADGVLTSEVSTAETASLAELPATA; from the coding sequence TACGGCGGCCAGGCGGTGATCGAGGGAGTGATGATGCGCGGCCGTACGCATATGGCCGTCGCAGTGCGGAACCCTAAGGGGGAGATCATCGTACATCAGGAGCCGTTAACGGCGCGAGTGTACACTAGCCGATGGGGGCAATGGCCCTTCGTTCGTGGCTTGGCGATGTTGTGGGATGCCCTAGTCCTGGGCATGCGTGCTCTCCTGTGGTCTGCAGACGTGGCCATGGCTGAGGAGAAGGTCGAGTTCAAGGGGCCCGTCGCCTGGACCACCGTAGCTGGCTCGTTAGCCCTAGGCATCGGCATATTCTTCCTATTTCCTTCGGTGTTGGCGCATTGGTTAGAGCGCTTCTGGCCATCCCCTGTGGCGAGCAGCGTCGTCGAGGGAATAGTACGGTTAGCCCTGTTCCTGGCTTATGTCAGGCTGATCGGCTTGATGCCTGATATCCGCCGAGTGTTCGCGTATCATGGTGCCGAGCATAAGGCGATTAACGCGTTGGAGGCCGGTGCGGAGCTGACCCCTGCCTCGGTGGCTCGCTTTAGCACGGCGCACATCCGTTGTGGTACGAGCTTTCTCTTGCTTGTACTGATCCTGGCAATTCTATTCCATATTCCTCTGCAGTTCCCTCAATGGTATCTGCGCCTGTTATCACGGGTGTTGGTCATCCCTCTAATAGCAGGCGTGGCCTATGAGTTTATCCGTTTCTCCGCAGATCACCAGAGCCATCCGTTGGTGAGGCTTTTCGTCCTTCCAGGGTTGACATTGCAGCGTCTCACCACACGAGAGCCAGACCTAGAGATGCTGGAAGTGGCGATCTGCGCGTTGAAACCGGTGTTAGTGGCCGATGGCGTCCTGACCTCAGAGGTCTCCACGGCCGAGACAGCCTCACTGGCGGAGCTGCCGGCAACGGCATGA